A single region of the Myripristis murdjan chromosome 3, fMyrMur1.1, whole genome shotgun sequence genome encodes:
- the hnf4b gene encoding hepatic nuclear factor 4, beta produces MAYLERTKAKKHSAEPKLTGAMLQVESNCYRTTADPSCTMAELDNVRTVPVETNSIVSEPTSPLSQPDGRRSLCSICADRATGKHYGASSCDSCKGFFRRSVRSSYAYTCRFGRRCVVDKNKRNQCRHCRLQKCFRAGMRKKAVQSERCHSNHRVEGQGAGTLSISVLLQAEATVHRFPTPVSPVSCDISTKKTACVGDVFESMKQQLLLLVEWAKLIPEFCSLPLDDRVALLRAHSAEHLILGAARRSLAYNNLILSGNDFVIPLRGAEIEMSRVAFQIQDELVKPLREMDITNKEFVCLRAIVFFAPDYPGLGNPQMVRHLRFQAQVLLDEATCEQRGRFGEHLLRLSPLQRVAWQMVETSHLAQLLGEARVDSLLQEMLLGEDTKAGQAPCMDNSLTGDQLGERGGLPSNITSVDLPVPTSLPSDSVPTQTDTEVYRHGEGASAPTASAHSIPVAPVHPCLRETPEQAATI; encoded by the exons ATGGCGTACTTGGAGAGGACAAAG GCTAAAAAGCATTCAGCAGAGCCAAAGTTAACTGGAGCAATGCTACAGGTGGAGTCAAACTGTTACAGGACCACTGCTGACCCCTCCTGCACCATGGCAGAGCTGGACAATGTGAGGACAGTACCAGTGGAAACAAAT TCAATAGTGTCTGAGCCCACCTCTCCACTCTCACAGCCTGATGGGAGAAGGAGTTTGTGTTCCATATGTGCAGACAGGGCCACAGGTAAACATTATGGGGCATCTAGCTGTGACAGCTGCAAGGGCTTTTTCAGAAGGAGTGTCCGCAGCAGCTACGCCTACACCTGCAG GTTCGGCCGGCGGTGTGttgtggacaaaaacaaaaggaaccAGTGTCGTCACTGCAGGCTACAAaagtgtttcagagctggaatgagaaaaaaag CTGTTCAGAGTGAGCGATGCCACAGCAACCACAGAGTCGAGGGACAGGGGGCGGGCACTCTATCCATCAGTGTGCTGCTACAGGCAGAAGCCACTGTGCATCGG TTCCCAACCCCAGTCTCGCCTGTGAGCTGTGACATCAGCACCAAGAAGACGGCCTGTGTGGGAGACGTGTTCGAGTCCAtgaagcagcagctcctcctgctggtgGAATGGGCAAAGCTCATCCCCGAGTTTTGCAGCCTTCCACTAGATGACAGG GTAGCCCTGTTACGAGCACATTCTGCAGAACACCTGATCCTTGGGGCGGCGAGACGCTCTCTAGCTTACAACAATCTCATTCTTT CAGGCAATGACTTTGTGATCCCACTGAGAGGTGCAGAGATCGAGATGTCCAGAGTAGCTTTCCAAATCCAGGACGAGCTGGTCAAACCTCTTAGGGAGATGGACATCACAAACAAAGAGTTTGTCTGCCTCAGAGCCATTGTCTTCTTCGCTCCAG ACTATCCAGGACTGGGGAATCCTCAGATGGTGAGGCACCTGCGTTTCCAGGCCCAGGTGTTGCTAGATGAGGCAACCTGTGAGCAGCGGGGGCGGTTTGGGGAGCACCTGCTGAGGCTGTCACCTCTTCAGCGGGTGGCCTGGCAGATGGTGGAGACTTCGCACCTGGCTCAGCTGCTAGGGGAAGCCAGGGTGGACAGCCTGCTGCAGGAGATGCTGCTGGGGGAGGACACCAAAGCAGGACAAGCACCATGCATGG ACAATAGCCTGACTGGAGACCAGCTAGGTGAACGTGGAGGTTTGCCTAGCAACATCACCTCTGTTGACCTTCCTGTTCCCACAT cTCTTCCAAGTGACTCTGTGCCCACACAGACTGACACTGAGGTGTACAGACATGGTGAGGGTGCCAGTGCACCCACAGCATCTGCCCACAGCATACCGGTGGCACCTGTCCATCCCTGCCTCCGAGAAACACCTGAACAAGCGGCGACCATTTAA